One Tenrec ecaudatus isolate mTenEca1 chromosome 12, mTenEca1.hap1, whole genome shotgun sequence DNA segment encodes these proteins:
- the LOC142422492 gene encoding olfactory receptor 8G3-like: protein MDHRNDSSVTEFILFGLTDRPGLQLPLFLLFLGIYVVTVVGNLGMITLIGLSSHLHTPMYFFLSSLSLIDLCHSTVITPKMLVNFVTEKNIISHAECMTQLYFFLVFAIAECHMLAAMAYDRYVAICSPLLYNTIMSYHVCLRLTAGVYALGIIGSTIHTGFMLKLFFCQNNVVNHYFCDLFPLLELSCSSIYINELLVLVLSAFNILTPALTILASYIFIFISILHIRSTEGRSKAFSTCSSHISAVTLFYGSAAFMYLQPSTVSSMDQGKVSSVFYTIVVPMLNPMIYSLRNKDVKLALKKILESRPYS from the coding sequence ATGGACCATAGAAACGATTCCTCAGTCACTGAGTTCATCCTTTTTGGACTAACGGACCGTCCTGGACTCCAgctccccctcttcctcctcttcctaggAATCTATGTGGTGACTGTGGTGGGAAACCTGGGCATGATCACACTGATCGGTCTCAGTTCTCACctgcacacccccatgtactttTTCCTCAGCAGTCTGTCCTTGATTGACCTCTGCCATTCCACTGTCATTACCCCCAAAATGCTAGTGAActttgtgacagagaagaacatcATCTCACACGCTGAATGTATGACTCAGCTTTATTTCTTTCTGGTTTTTGCTATTGCAGAGTGCCACATGCTGGCTGCAATGGCATATgatcgctatgtggccatctgtagCCCCTTGCTTTATAACACCATCATGTCTTATCACGTCTGCTTACGGCTCACAGCAGGAGTTTATGCTTTGGGGATAATTGGATCTACAATTCACACAGGCTTTATGTTGAAACTCTTCTTTTGCCAGAACAATGTGGTTAACCATTATTTCTGTGATCTGTTCCCACTCCTGGAGCTGTCCTGCTCCAGCATCTATATCAACGAGCTCCTGGTCTTGGTTCTGAGTGCATTTAACATACTGACACCTGCCTTAACCATCCTTGCATCTTATATCTTCATCTTTATCAGTATTCTCCACATTCGCTCCACTGAGGGGAGGTCCAAGGCCTTTAGCACTTGCAGCTCCCACATCTCAGCTGTTACTCTCTTTTATGGTTCTGCAGCATTCATGTACCTACAGCCATCAACTGTGAGCTCCATGGACCAAGGGAAAGTGTCCTCTGTGTTTTATACTATTGTTGTGCCCATGCTGAACCCCATGATCTACAGTCTGAGAAATAAGGATGTCAAGCTTGCCCTGAAGAAAATTCTAGAGAGCAGACCCTACTCATGA
- the LOC142422493 gene encoding olfactory receptor 8G3-like — translation MDHRNDSSVTEFILAGLTDRPGLQLPLFLLFLGIYVVTVVGNLGMITLIGLSSHLHTPMYFFISSLSLIDLCHSTVITPKMLVNFVKEENIVSYPECMTQLYFFMVFVIAECHMLAAMAYDRYVAICSPLLYNAIMSYHVCLRLTAGVYVLGIIGSTIHIGFMLKLFFCKNNVVNHYFCDLFPLLKLSCSSIYINELLVLCLSAFNILAPALTILASYIFIFISILHIRSTEGRSKAFSTCSSHISAVTLFYGSAAFMYLQPSTVSSMDQGKVSSVFYTIVVPMLNPMIYSLRNKDVKLALKKILESRLYS, via the coding sequence ATGGACCATAGAAACGATTCCTCAGTCACTGAGTTCATCCTTGCTGGACTAACGGACCGTCCTGGACTCCAgctccccctcttcctcctcttcctaggAATCTATGTGGTGACTGTGGTGGGAAACCTGGGCATGATCACACTGATCGGTCTCAGTTCTCACctgcacacccccatgtactttTTCATCAGCAGTCTGTCCTTGATTGACCTCTGCCATTCCACTGTCATTACCCCCAAAATGCTAGTGAACTTTGTGAAAGAGGAGAACATCGTCTCATATCCTGAATGCATGACTCAGCTTTATTTCTTTATGGTTTTTGTTATTGCAGAGTGCCACATGTTGGCTGCAATGGCATATgatcgctatgtggccatctgtagCCCCTTGCTTTATAATGCCATCATGTCTTATCACGTCTGCTTACGACTCACAGCAGGAGTTTATGTTTTGGGGATCATTGGATCTACAATTCACATAGGCTTTATGTTGAAACTCTTTTTTTGCAAGAACAATGTGGTCAACCATTATTTCTGCGATCTGTTCCCACTCCTGAAGCTATCCTGCTCCAGCATTTATATCAATGAACTGTTGGTTCTATGTTTGAGTGCATTTAACATATTGGCACCTGCCTTAACCATCCTTGCATCTTACATCTTCATCTTTATCAGCATTCTCCACATTCGCTCCACTGAGGGGAGGTCCAAGGCCTTTAGCACTTGCAGCTCCCACATCTCAGCTGTTACTCTCTTTTATGGTTCTGCAGCATTCATGTACCTACAGCCATCAACCGTGAGCTCCATGGACCAAGGGAAAGTGTCCTCTGTGTTTTATACTATTGTAGTGCCCATGCTGAACCCCATGATCTACAGTCTGAGAAATAAGGATGTCAAGCTTGCCCTGAAGAAAATTCTAGAAAGTAGACTCTACTCATGA